A part of Ammospiza caudacuta isolate bAmmCau1 chromosome 7, bAmmCau1.pri, whole genome shotgun sequence genomic DNA contains:
- the LOC131559609 gene encoding olfactory receptor 14A16-like — translation GNGLIISVVACSNHLHTPMFFFLLNLALSDLGSVCTTVPKAMHNSLWDTRDISYSGCAAQLFFFVFFMSLEVYLLTIMCYDRYVSICKPLHYGTLLGSRACAHTAAAAWASAFLNALLNTANTFSLPLCHGNALGQFFCEIPQILKLSCSKSYLRELGLIVVGASLGLCCFVFIVFSYVQIFRAVLRIPSEQGRHKAFSTCLPHLAVVSLFLSTGTFAYLKPSSISSPFLDLALSVLYSVVPPALNPLI, via the coding sequence ggcaacggcctcatcatcagcgtCGTAGCCTGCAGcaaccacctgcacacgcccatgttcttcttcctgctcaacctggccctcagcgacctgggctccgtctgcaccactgtccccaaagccatgcacaattccctctgggacaccagagacatctcctactcaggatgtgctgcacaactctttttttttgtgtttttcatgtCATTAGAGGTTTacctcctgaccatcatgtgctacgaccgctacgtgtccatctgcaaacccctgcactacgggactctcctgggcagcagagcttgtgcccacacagcagcagctgcctgggccagtgcctttctcaatgctctgctgaacacagccaatacattttccctgcccctgtgccatggcaatgccctgggccagttcttctgtgaaatcccccagatcctcaagctctcctgctccaaatctTATCTCAGGGAACTTGGGCTCATTGTGGTTGGTGCATCTTTaggtttgtgttgttttgtgttcattgttttctcctatgtgcagatcttcagggctgtgctgaggatcccttctgagcagggacggcacaaagccttttccacctgcctccctcacctggccgtggtctccctgttcctcagcactggcacatttgcctacctgaagccctcctccatctcctccccattCCTTGATCTGGCACTGTCcgttctgtactcggtggtgcctccagccctgaatcccctcatc